The Lachnospiraceae bacterium oral taxon 500 genome window below encodes:
- a CDS encoding Sir2 silent information regulator family NAD-dependent deacetylase — MFSGKITKKQQKEESIKRLKEELNQAEVIVIGAGAGLSTSAGFTYSGARFDRYFGDFAAKYPFTDMYSGGFYPYDSLEEHWAYWSRYIYINRYTAAPKPVYDKLLALVRDKDSFVITTNVDHQFQKAGFDKRRLFYTQGDYGLFQCSQPCHLATYDNAETIRQMVKAQGFTTGENGDLLLPAGSAPKMTVPSALIPHCPKCGRPMSMNLRADDTFVQDKGWERASESYLAFLQQNKDKRILFWELGTGMNTPGIIKYSFWKMTAQQPQAKYACVNLGEAFAPEEMEERAICINEDIDAVLNRLAEN, encoded by the coding sequence ATGTTCAGCGGAAAAATAACCAAAAAACAGCAGAAAGAAGAAAGTATCAAACGATTGAAGGAAGAATTAAATCAGGCGGAAGTCATTGTCATCGGTGCCGGAGCGGGTTTGTCCACTTCTGCCGGGTTTACCTACAGCGGTGCGCGCTTTGATAGGTACTTCGGCGATTTTGCCGCGAAGTATCCGTTTACCGATATGTATTCCGGCGGGTTTTATCCGTATGACAGTTTAGAGGAGCATTGGGCGTATTGGAGCCGGTATATTTACATCAACCGTTATACGGCGGCACCGAAGCCGGTTTATGATAAACTCTTGGCATTAGTCCGGGATAAGGATTCCTTTGTCATTACCACTAATGTCGATCATCAGTTCCAAAAAGCGGGCTTTGACAAGCGGCGCCTGTTTTATACCCAGGGCGATTACGGCTTATTTCAGTGCAGTCAGCCCTGTCACCTGGCAACTTATGATAATGCAGAAACGATTCGGCAAATGGTGAAAGCCCAGGGCTTTACGACAGGTGAAAACGGTGATTTGCTGCTGCCGGCCGGGAGCGCGCCGAAAATGACAGTGCCGTCTGCTTTGATTCCTCATTGCCCCAAATGCGGCCGGCCGATGAGCATGAATCTGCGGGCTGACGATACCTTTGTCCAGGACAAGGGCTGGGAGCGGGCATCGGAAAGTTACCTTGCGTTTTTACAGCAAAACAAGGACAAAAGGATACTGTTTTGGGAATTGGGTACGGGCATGAATACGCCTGGTATTATTAAATACAGTTTTTGGAAGATGACGGCGCAGCAGCCGCAGGCAAAGTACGCCTGTGTTAATTTGGGCGAAGCCTTTGCACCGGAAGAGATGGAGGAAAGGGCGATTTGCATAAATGAGGATATTGACGCAGTTTTAAACCGGTTGGCTGAAAACTAA